A window from Salvelinus fontinalis isolate EN_2023a chromosome 8, ASM2944872v1, whole genome shotgun sequence encodes these proteins:
- the LOC129860936 gene encoding myelin transcription factor 1-like isoform X3 translates to MKMKLCKTFLENEFRGQLLNQRWTRGDRISRFCETKRSLRIKMSQDTAETRTRTRSKGIRVPVELVGAELSSCPTPGCDGSGHVIGRYSRHRSILGCPIVKKRKLVEAEEEENQPAPKKKTLPLKLAMDEGFNTADSDAASEAEHKEGEESEEEEQKEKENSKTPNPAMSMKADCSQVVPEDTEKETSNESDTIAVPEAGTSQKDTVTTTQQQASTEAEAEAEADRHKEEVQVVAEIQAAEEEEEEEDEDTVDVHRTIEQPKGDNETGRAESEEKQKEEVGEEEGGGEEEKEEERQFVSQEISDHQYSSGDYSRHPAKEEGDEEEEKKGEEKEEEEEEEEVEEEVEEEKEEEEDEVVYMEPAIPLAPSTPAQECEDTEVAAGEVKIGSPLTEEEEEEEEEEEETEAGEVEEEDHDSHKAPPTTVAIEIRSEEEEEEEEEEEEDDCLSQGSGVTDDSETWDMTRGNLGLLEQAIALKAEQVRGPHVDQQSPEHQHYHSPDDRASKAMDQAMRHRGHHSKEKKEVKCPTPGCDGTGHVTGLYPHHRSLSGCPHKDRIPPEILAMHENVLKCPTPGCIGQGHVNSNRNTHRSLSGCPIAAAEKLSKGGHVTPSHPQPSVSEPATGSPHSDRVLRPMCFVKQLEIPQYGYRPNMVPATPRANLAKELEKYSKVSFDYASFDVQVFGKPLLVPKIPATSQTSPKAFKSKPFPKATSPGHSFSGGYAKSSSSSSSSGYDYTHDAEAAHMAATAILNLSTRCWESPENLSTKQQDPAGKDIDIEVDENGTLDLSMKKPIKMEGMQSPDPCSSSSSQHPGDVPSSQGHLQEELEGPLDFTKPNCPKEKEEQEEMDYVAHSYTSSDAEDDDITQESMEDRKYPGEVTTSSFKVQFSPKDCKKEVLLCPTPGCDGSGHITGNYASHRSLSGCPLADKSLRTLMAAHSAELKCPTPECDGSGHITGNYASHRSLSGCPRAKKGAVKTTPTKDDKEDSELLSRCPVPGCDSLGHISGKYATHRSAYGCPLAARRQKEGLLNGSPFSWKAFKMEGPTCPTPGCDGSGHANGSFLTHRSLSGCPRASANKKRTRFPGDEYITAKFKASDVLDNDEDIKQLNKEIGELSESNSEMEDDMMNLHTQISSMEKNLKSMEEENKQIEERNDALYMELSGLSQALIRSLSNIRLPHMEPMSHQNFDNYVDTLTHMFSNKDCYQNPENRALLESINQAVKGIEV, encoded by the exons ATGAAGATGAAGCTGTGTAAAACTTTTTTAG AAAATGAGTTCAGAGGGCAGCTGCTGAACCAGAGGTGGACGCGAGGAGACAGAATAAGCAGATTCTGTGAGACCAAGAGGAGCCTTCGAATCAAA atgaGTCAGGACACAGCAGAAACGAGAACCCGGACCCGCTCAAAAGGCATCAGAG TACCCGTTGAACTTGTGGGAGCAGAGTTAAG TAGCTGCCCCACCCCCGGGTGCGATGGTTCAGGCCATGTCATTGGGAGATATTCACGACACAGAAG CATTCTTGGATGCCCAATAGTGAAGAAGAGGAAACTTGTGGAGGCGGAGGAAGAAGAGAATCAACCCGCCCCCAAGAAAAAGACCCTGCCCCTGAAGTTGGCCATGGACGAGGGCTTCAACACAGCAGACAGTGACGCCGCAAGTGAGGCAGAGCAtaaggagggagaggagtcagaggaggaggagcagaaagagaaggAAAATAGCAAAACACCAAACCCAGCCATGTCCATGAAAG CCGATTGCTCACAGGTGGTACCCGAAGACACCGAAAAAGAGACATCTAATGAGTCCGACACCATAGCTGTACCTGAAGCAGGGACTTCGCAGAAGGACACAGTCACCACAACCCAACAGCAAGCTTCCACAGAGGCAgaagcagaggcagaggcagacagacacaaagaggaggTGCAAGTAGTGGCAGAGATACAGGccgctgaggaggaggaggaggaggaagatgaggatacAGTTGATGTACACAGAACAATAGAGCAGCCCAAAGGCGACAATGAAACagggagagcagagagtgagGAGAAGCAAAAGGaggaggtaggagaggaggagggaggaggggaggaagagaaagaggaggagaggcaatTTGTGAGTCAGGAGATCTCAGATCACCAGTATTCCAGTGGCGACTATAGCAGGCATCCGGCaaaagaggagggagatgaggaagaagagaagaagggagaggaaaaggaggaggaggaggaagaggaggaggtggaagaggaggtagaggaagaaaaggaggaagaggaggatgaggtggTCTACATGGAGCCTGCCATCCCTCTTGCCCCTAGTACTCCTGCTCAGGAATGTGAGGATACAGAAGTGGCAGCGGGGGAGGTAAAGATTGGTTCCCCGTTGactgaagaggaggaagaggaggaggaagaagaggaggaaacagAAGCAGGGGAGGTGGAAGAAGAGGACCACGACTCTCACAAAGCCCCACCTACCACAGTGGCCATTGAGATACgatctgaggaagaggaagaggaggaggaagaggaggaggaagatgactgTCTCTCACAGGGTTCGGGTGTGACAGATGACTCAGAGACCTGGGATATGACCCGGGGGAACTTGGGACTGCTGGAGCAAGCCATCGCCCTGAAGGCCGAGCAGGTGAGAGGGCCGCACGTCGACCAACAGTCTCCAGAGCACCAGCACTACCACAGCCCCGACGACAGGGCCAGCAAAGCCATGGACCAAGCCATGCGACACAGAGGACACCACAGCAAAG AAAAGAAGGAGGTGAAATGCCCTACCCCTGGGTGTGATGGGACGGGCCATGTGACTGGGCTGTACCCCCACCACCGCAGCCTCTCTGGGTGCCCTCACAAAGACAGGATCCCACCTGAGA tACTGGCCATGCACGAGAACGTGCTGAAGTGTCCAACTCCAGGATGCATAGGCCAGGGTCACGTAAACAGCAATCGCAACACACACCGCAG TCTGTCCGGTTGTCCCATAGCAGCTGCAGAGAAACTCTCCAAGGGGGGCCATGTCACCCCCAGTCACCCTCAGCCTTCAGTCAGCGAGCCCGCAACTGGGAGCCCACATTCAGACAGAGTTCTCAG acCTATGTGTTTTGTGAAGCAGCTGGAGATCCCTCAGTACGGCTACAGACCCAACATGGTGCCTGCCACACCCCGCGCCAACCTGGCCAAAGAGCTGGAGAAATACTCCAAGGTCTCCTTCGACTATGCAAGCTTCGACGTCCAGGTGTTTGGGAAGCCTTTGCTGGTTCCAAAGATACCCGCCACCAGCCAAACCTCACCCAAAGCCTTCAAAT cTAAACCATTCCCTAAGGCCACGTCCCCGGGCCATAGCTTCTCGGGAGGATATGCAAAGAGCagctcctcctcgtcctccagtGGCTACGATTATACCCATGATGCCGAGGCTGCTCACATGGCTGCCACTGCCATTCTGAACCTGTCCACACGCTGCTGGGAGAGTCCAGAGAACCTTAGCACCAAACAGCAGGACCCAGCTGGCAAG GACATAGATATTGAAGTGGATGAGAATGGGACACTGGACCTGAGCATGAAGAAGCCCATCAAGATGGAAGGGATGCAATCACCCGACccctgttcttcctcctcctcgcagCACCCGGGAGACGTTCCCTCGTCCCAGGGCCACCTACAGGAGGAGCTGGAGGGGCCTCTGGACTTCACTAAGCCAAACTGTCCCAAAgagaaggaggagcaggaggag ATGGACTATGTGGCCCACTCCTACACCTCCTCTGACGCAGAAGATGATGACATCACCCAGGAGAGCATGGAGGACAGGAAGTACCCAGGCGAGGTCACCACGTCCAGCTTCAAGGTCCAGTTCTCGCCCAAAGACTGCAAAAAAGAGGTTCTACT GTGTCCCACCCCAGGTTGTGATGGCAGTGGGCACATCACTGGAAACTACGCTTCACATCGGAG TTTGTCAGGCTGTCCTCTTGCTGATAAGTCTCTTCGGACCCTCATGGCTGCCCACTCTGCTGAACTGAA GTGTCCGACCCCTGAATGCGATGGATCAGGTCACATCACTGGAAACTACGCCTCCCATAGAAG TTTGTCTGGATGCCCCCGTGCTAAGAAAGGTGCCGTCAAAACAACACCCACCAAGGATGACAAGGAAGACTCTGAGCTTTTAAG TAGATGCCCGGTGCCCGGCTGTGACAGCCTGGGCCACATCAGTGGGAAGTATGCCACCCACCGTAGTGCATACGGGTGCCCGCTGGCAGCGAGGCGTCAGAAGGAGGGGCTCCTCAACGGTTCTCCTTTCTCCTGGAAGGCCTTTAAGATGGAGGGCCCCACCTGTCCCACCCCCGGCTGTGATGGATCAGGACACGCCAACGGCAGCTTCCTCACACACCGCAG TCTCTCTGGTTGTCCCAGAGCCTCCGCTAATAAGAAGAGAACTAGGTTCCCTGGAGACGAGTACATTACAGCAAAGTTCAAGGCCAGCGATG TTCTGGATAATGATGAAGATATCAAGCAGCTGAACAAAGAGATCGGGGAACTGAGTGAGTCCAACTCAGAGATGGAGGATGATATGATGAACCTGCACACACAG ATCTCATCCATGGAGAAGAACCTGAAGAGTATGGAGGAGGAAAACAAGCAGATCGAGGAGAGGAACGATGCCCTGTACATGGAGCTGTCTGGCCTGAGCCAAGCTCTGATCCGCAGCCTGTCCAACATCCGGCTGCCACACATG GAACCTATGTCGCACCAGAACTTCGATAATTACGTGGACACCTTGACCCATATGTTCTCCAATAAAGATTGCTACCAAAACCCGGAGAACCGCGCTCTGTTGGAGTCCATCAACCAAGCAGTAAAAGGCATCGAAGTGTAG
- the LOC129860936 gene encoding myelin transcription factor 1-like isoform X1 — MKMKLCKTFLENEFRGQLLNQRWTRGDRISRFCETKRSLRIKMSQDTAETRTRTRSKGIRVPVELVGAELSSCPTPGCDGSGHVIGRYSRHRSILGCPIVKKRKLVEAEEEENQPAPKKKTLPLKLAMDEGFNTADSDAASEAEHKEGEESEEEEQKEKENSKTPNPAMSMKADCSQVVPEDTEKETSNESDTIAVPEAGTSQKDTVTTTQQQASTEAEAEAEADRHKEEVQVVAEIQAAEEEEEEEDEDTVDVHRTIEQPKGDNETGRAESEEKQKEEVGEEEGGGEEEKEEERQFVSQEISDHQYSSGDYSRHPAKEEGDEEEEKKGEEKEEEEEEEEVEEEVEEEKEEEEDEVVYMEPAIPLAPSTPAQECEDTEVAAGEVKIGSPLTEEEEEEEEEEEETEAGEVEEEDHDSHKAPPTTVAIEIRSEEEEEEEEEEEEDDCLSQGSGVTDDSETWDMTRGNLGLLEQAIALKAEQVRGPHVDQQSPEHQHYHSPDDRASKAMDQAMRHRGHHSKEKKEVKCPTPGCDGTGHVTGLYPHHRSLSGCPHKDRIPPEILAMHENVLKCPTPGCIGQGHVNSNRNTHRSLSGCPIAAAEKLSKGGHVTPSHPQPSVSEPATGSPHSDRVLRPMCFVKQLEIPQYGYRPNMVPATPRANLAKELEKYSKVSFDYASFDVQVFGKPLLVPKIPATSQTSPKAFKSKPFPKATSPGHSFSGGYAKSSSSSSSSGYDYTHDAEAAHMAATAILNLSTRCWESPENLSTKQQDPAGKDIDIEVDENGTLDLSMKKPIKMEGMQSPDPCSSSSSQHPGDVPSSQGHLQEELEGPLDFTKPNCPKEKEEQEEMDYVAHSYTSSDAEDDDITQESMEDRKYPGEVTTSSFKVQFSPKDCKKEVLLCPTPGCDGSGHITGNYASHRSLSGCPLADKSLRTLMAAHSAELKCPTPECDGSGHITGNYASHRSLSGCPRAKKGAVKTTPTKDDKEDSELLSRCPVPGCDSLGHISGKYATHRSAYGCPLAARRQKEGLLNGSPFSWKAFKMEGPTCPTPGCDGSGHANGSFLTHRSLSGCPRASANKKRTRFPGDEYITAKFKASDVLDNDEDIKQLNKEIGELSESNSEMEDDMMNLHTQISSMEKNLKSMEEENKQIEERNDALYMELSGLSQALIRSLSNIRLPHMQEPMSHQNFDNYVDTLTHMFSNKDCYQNPENRALLESINQAVKGIEV, encoded by the exons ATGAAGATGAAGCTGTGTAAAACTTTTTTAG AAAATGAGTTCAGAGGGCAGCTGCTGAACCAGAGGTGGACGCGAGGAGACAGAATAAGCAGATTCTGTGAGACCAAGAGGAGCCTTCGAATCAAA atgaGTCAGGACACAGCAGAAACGAGAACCCGGACCCGCTCAAAAGGCATCAGAG TACCCGTTGAACTTGTGGGAGCAGAGTTAAG TAGCTGCCCCACCCCCGGGTGCGATGGTTCAGGCCATGTCATTGGGAGATATTCACGACACAGAAG CATTCTTGGATGCCCAATAGTGAAGAAGAGGAAACTTGTGGAGGCGGAGGAAGAAGAGAATCAACCCGCCCCCAAGAAAAAGACCCTGCCCCTGAAGTTGGCCATGGACGAGGGCTTCAACACAGCAGACAGTGACGCCGCAAGTGAGGCAGAGCAtaaggagggagaggagtcagaggaggaggagcagaaagagaaggAAAATAGCAAAACACCAAACCCAGCCATGTCCATGAAAG CCGATTGCTCACAGGTGGTACCCGAAGACACCGAAAAAGAGACATCTAATGAGTCCGACACCATAGCTGTACCTGAAGCAGGGACTTCGCAGAAGGACACAGTCACCACAACCCAACAGCAAGCTTCCACAGAGGCAgaagcagaggcagaggcagacagacacaaagaggaggTGCAAGTAGTGGCAGAGATACAGGccgctgaggaggaggaggaggaggaagatgaggatacAGTTGATGTACACAGAACAATAGAGCAGCCCAAAGGCGACAATGAAACagggagagcagagagtgagGAGAAGCAAAAGGaggaggtaggagaggaggagggaggaggggaggaagagaaagaggaggagaggcaatTTGTGAGTCAGGAGATCTCAGATCACCAGTATTCCAGTGGCGACTATAGCAGGCATCCGGCaaaagaggagggagatgaggaagaagagaagaagggagaggaaaaggaggaggaggaggaagaggaggaggtggaagaggaggtagaggaagaaaaggaggaagaggaggatgaggtggTCTACATGGAGCCTGCCATCCCTCTTGCCCCTAGTACTCCTGCTCAGGAATGTGAGGATACAGAAGTGGCAGCGGGGGAGGTAAAGATTGGTTCCCCGTTGactgaagaggaggaagaggaggaggaagaagaggaggaaacagAAGCAGGGGAGGTGGAAGAAGAGGACCACGACTCTCACAAAGCCCCACCTACCACAGTGGCCATTGAGATACgatctgaggaagaggaagaggaggaggaagaggaggaggaagatgactgTCTCTCACAGGGTTCGGGTGTGACAGATGACTCAGAGACCTGGGATATGACCCGGGGGAACTTGGGACTGCTGGAGCAAGCCATCGCCCTGAAGGCCGAGCAGGTGAGAGGGCCGCACGTCGACCAACAGTCTCCAGAGCACCAGCACTACCACAGCCCCGACGACAGGGCCAGCAAAGCCATGGACCAAGCCATGCGACACAGAGGACACCACAGCAAAG AAAAGAAGGAGGTGAAATGCCCTACCCCTGGGTGTGATGGGACGGGCCATGTGACTGGGCTGTACCCCCACCACCGCAGCCTCTCTGGGTGCCCTCACAAAGACAGGATCCCACCTGAGA tACTGGCCATGCACGAGAACGTGCTGAAGTGTCCAACTCCAGGATGCATAGGCCAGGGTCACGTAAACAGCAATCGCAACACACACCGCAG TCTGTCCGGTTGTCCCATAGCAGCTGCAGAGAAACTCTCCAAGGGGGGCCATGTCACCCCCAGTCACCCTCAGCCTTCAGTCAGCGAGCCCGCAACTGGGAGCCCACATTCAGACAGAGTTCTCAG acCTATGTGTTTTGTGAAGCAGCTGGAGATCCCTCAGTACGGCTACAGACCCAACATGGTGCCTGCCACACCCCGCGCCAACCTGGCCAAAGAGCTGGAGAAATACTCCAAGGTCTCCTTCGACTATGCAAGCTTCGACGTCCAGGTGTTTGGGAAGCCTTTGCTGGTTCCAAAGATACCCGCCACCAGCCAAACCTCACCCAAAGCCTTCAAAT cTAAACCATTCCCTAAGGCCACGTCCCCGGGCCATAGCTTCTCGGGAGGATATGCAAAGAGCagctcctcctcgtcctccagtGGCTACGATTATACCCATGATGCCGAGGCTGCTCACATGGCTGCCACTGCCATTCTGAACCTGTCCACACGCTGCTGGGAGAGTCCAGAGAACCTTAGCACCAAACAGCAGGACCCAGCTGGCAAG GACATAGATATTGAAGTGGATGAGAATGGGACACTGGACCTGAGCATGAAGAAGCCCATCAAGATGGAAGGGATGCAATCACCCGACccctgttcttcctcctcctcgcagCACCCGGGAGACGTTCCCTCGTCCCAGGGCCACCTACAGGAGGAGCTGGAGGGGCCTCTGGACTTCACTAAGCCAAACTGTCCCAAAgagaaggaggagcaggaggag ATGGACTATGTGGCCCACTCCTACACCTCCTCTGACGCAGAAGATGATGACATCACCCAGGAGAGCATGGAGGACAGGAAGTACCCAGGCGAGGTCACCACGTCCAGCTTCAAGGTCCAGTTCTCGCCCAAAGACTGCAAAAAAGAGGTTCTACT GTGTCCCACCCCAGGTTGTGATGGCAGTGGGCACATCACTGGAAACTACGCTTCACATCGGAG TTTGTCAGGCTGTCCTCTTGCTGATAAGTCTCTTCGGACCCTCATGGCTGCCCACTCTGCTGAACTGAA GTGTCCGACCCCTGAATGCGATGGATCAGGTCACATCACTGGAAACTACGCCTCCCATAGAAG TTTGTCTGGATGCCCCCGTGCTAAGAAAGGTGCCGTCAAAACAACACCCACCAAGGATGACAAGGAAGACTCTGAGCTTTTAAG TAGATGCCCGGTGCCCGGCTGTGACAGCCTGGGCCACATCAGTGGGAAGTATGCCACCCACCGTAGTGCATACGGGTGCCCGCTGGCAGCGAGGCGTCAGAAGGAGGGGCTCCTCAACGGTTCTCCTTTCTCCTGGAAGGCCTTTAAGATGGAGGGCCCCACCTGTCCCACCCCCGGCTGTGATGGATCAGGACACGCCAACGGCAGCTTCCTCACACACCGCAG TCTCTCTGGTTGTCCCAGAGCCTCCGCTAATAAGAAGAGAACTAGGTTCCCTGGAGACGAGTACATTACAGCAAAGTTCAAGGCCAGCGATG TTCTGGATAATGATGAAGATATCAAGCAGCTGAACAAAGAGATCGGGGAACTGAGTGAGTCCAACTCAGAGATGGAGGATGATATGATGAACCTGCACACACAG ATCTCATCCATGGAGAAGAACCTGAAGAGTATGGAGGAGGAAAACAAGCAGATCGAGGAGAGGAACGATGCCCTGTACATGGAGCTGTCTGGCCTGAGCCAAGCTCTGATCCGCAGCCTGTCCAACATCCGGCTGCCACACATG CAGGAACCTATGTCGCACCAGAACTTCGATAATTACGTGGACACCTTGACCCATATGTTCTCCAATAAAGATTGCTACCAAAACCCGGAGAACCGCGCTCTGTTGGAGTCCATCAACCAAGCAGTAAAAGGCATCGAAGTGTAG
- the LOC129860936 gene encoding myelin transcription factor 1-like isoform X5: MKMKLCKTFLENEFRGQLLNQRWTRGDRISRFCETKRSLRIKMSQDTAETRTRTRSKGIRVPVELVGAELSSCPTPGCDGSGHVIGRYSRHRSILGCPIVKKRKLVEAEEEENQPAPKKKTLPLKLAMDEGFNTADSDAASEAEHKEGEESEEEEQKEKENSKTPNPAMSMKADCSQVVPEDTEKETSNESDTIAVPEAGTSQKDTVTTTQQQASTEAEAEAEADRHKEEVQVVAEIQAAEEEEEEEDEDTVDVHRTIEQPKGDNETGRAESEEKQKEEVGEEEGGGEEEKEEERQFVSQEISDHQYSSGDYSRHPAKEEGDEEEEKKGEEKEEEEEEEEVEEEVEEEKEEEEDEVVYMEPAIPLAPSTPAQECEDTEVAAGEVKIGSPLTEEEEEEEEEEEETEAGEVEEEDHDSHKAPPTTVAIEIRSEEEEEEEEEEEEDDCLSQGSGVTDDSETWDMTRGNLGLLEQAIALKAEQVRGPHVDQQSPEHQHYHSPDDRASKAMDQAMRHRGHHSKEKKEVKCPTPGCDGTGHVTGLYPHHRSLSGCPHKDRIPPEILAMHENVLKCPTPGCIGQGHVNSNRNTHRSLSGCPIAAAEKLSKGGHVTPSHPQPSVSEPATGSPHSDRVLRPMCFVKQLEIPQYGYRPNMVPATPRANLAKELEKYSKVSFDYASFDVQVFGKPLLVPKIPATSQTSPKAFKSKPFPKATSPGHSFSGGYAKSSSSSSSSGYDYTHDAEAAHMAATAILNLSTRCWESPENLSTKQQDPAGKHPGDVPSSQGHLQEELEGPLDFTKPNCPKEKEEQEEMDYVAHSYTSSDAEDDDITQESMEDRKYPGEVTTSSFKVQFSPKDCKKEVLLCPTPGCDGSGHITGNYASHRSLSGCPLADKSLRTLMAAHSAELKCPTPECDGSGHITGNYASHRSLSGCPRAKKGAVKTTPTKDDKEDSELLSRCPVPGCDSLGHISGKYATHRSAYGCPLAARRQKEGLLNGSPFSWKAFKMEGPTCPTPGCDGSGHANGSFLTHRSLSGCPRASANKKRTRFPGDEYITAKFKASDVLDNDEDIKQLNKEIGELSESNSEMEDDMMNLHTQISSMEKNLKSMEEENKQIEERNDALYMELSGLSQALIRSLSNIRLPHMQEPMSHQNFDNYVDTLTHMFSNKDCYQNPENRALLESINQAVKGIEV, translated from the exons ATGAAGATGAAGCTGTGTAAAACTTTTTTAG AAAATGAGTTCAGAGGGCAGCTGCTGAACCAGAGGTGGACGCGAGGAGACAGAATAAGCAGATTCTGTGAGACCAAGAGGAGCCTTCGAATCAAA atgaGTCAGGACACAGCAGAAACGAGAACCCGGACCCGCTCAAAAGGCATCAGAG TACCCGTTGAACTTGTGGGAGCAGAGTTAAG TAGCTGCCCCACCCCCGGGTGCGATGGTTCAGGCCATGTCATTGGGAGATATTCACGACACAGAAG CATTCTTGGATGCCCAATAGTGAAGAAGAGGAAACTTGTGGAGGCGGAGGAAGAAGAGAATCAACCCGCCCCCAAGAAAAAGACCCTGCCCCTGAAGTTGGCCATGGACGAGGGCTTCAACACAGCAGACAGTGACGCCGCAAGTGAGGCAGAGCAtaaggagggagaggagtcagaggaggaggagcagaaagagaaggAAAATAGCAAAACACCAAACCCAGCCATGTCCATGAAAG CCGATTGCTCACAGGTGGTACCCGAAGACACCGAAAAAGAGACATCTAATGAGTCCGACACCATAGCTGTACCTGAAGCAGGGACTTCGCAGAAGGACACAGTCACCACAACCCAACAGCAAGCTTCCACAGAGGCAgaagcagaggcagaggcagacagacacaaagaggaggTGCAAGTAGTGGCAGAGATACAGGccgctgaggaggaggaggaggaggaagatgaggatacAGTTGATGTACACAGAACAATAGAGCAGCCCAAAGGCGACAATGAAACagggagagcagagagtgagGAGAAGCAAAAGGaggaggtaggagaggaggagggaggaggggaggaagagaaagaggaggagaggcaatTTGTGAGTCAGGAGATCTCAGATCACCAGTATTCCAGTGGCGACTATAGCAGGCATCCGGCaaaagaggagggagatgaggaagaagagaagaagggagaggaaaaggaggaggaggaggaagaggaggaggtggaagaggaggtagaggaagaaaaggaggaagaggaggatgaggtggTCTACATGGAGCCTGCCATCCCTCTTGCCCCTAGTACTCCTGCTCAGGAATGTGAGGATACAGAAGTGGCAGCGGGGGAGGTAAAGATTGGTTCCCCGTTGactgaagaggaggaagaggaggaggaagaagaggaggaaacagAAGCAGGGGAGGTGGAAGAAGAGGACCACGACTCTCACAAAGCCCCACCTACCACAGTGGCCATTGAGATACgatctgaggaagaggaagaggaggaggaagaggaggaggaagatgactgTCTCTCACAGGGTTCGGGTGTGACAGATGACTCAGAGACCTGGGATATGACCCGGGGGAACTTGGGACTGCTGGAGCAAGCCATCGCCCTGAAGGCCGAGCAGGTGAGAGGGCCGCACGTCGACCAACAGTCTCCAGAGCACCAGCACTACCACAGCCCCGACGACAGGGCCAGCAAAGCCATGGACCAAGCCATGCGACACAGAGGACACCACAGCAAAG AAAAGAAGGAGGTGAAATGCCCTACCCCTGGGTGTGATGGGACGGGCCATGTGACTGGGCTGTACCCCCACCACCGCAGCCTCTCTGGGTGCCCTCACAAAGACAGGATCCCACCTGAGA tACTGGCCATGCACGAGAACGTGCTGAAGTGTCCAACTCCAGGATGCATAGGCCAGGGTCACGTAAACAGCAATCGCAACACACACCGCAG TCTGTCCGGTTGTCCCATAGCAGCTGCAGAGAAACTCTCCAAGGGGGGCCATGTCACCCCCAGTCACCCTCAGCCTTCAGTCAGCGAGCCCGCAACTGGGAGCCCACATTCAGACAGAGTTCTCAG acCTATGTGTTTTGTGAAGCAGCTGGAGATCCCTCAGTACGGCTACAGACCCAACATGGTGCCTGCCACACCCCGCGCCAACCTGGCCAAAGAGCTGGAGAAATACTCCAAGGTCTCCTTCGACTATGCAAGCTTCGACGTCCAGGTGTTTGGGAAGCCTTTGCTGGTTCCAAAGATACCCGCCACCAGCCAAACCTCACCCAAAGCCTTCAAAT cTAAACCATTCCCTAAGGCCACGTCCCCGGGCCATAGCTTCTCGGGAGGATATGCAAAGAGCagctcctcctcgtcctccagtGGCTACGATTATACCCATGATGCCGAGGCTGCTCACATGGCTGCCACTGCCATTCTGAACCTGTCCACACGCTGCTGGGAGAGTCCAGAGAACCTTAGCACCAAACAGCAGGACCCAGCTGGCAAG CACCCGGGAGACGTTCCCTCGTCCCAGGGCCACCTACAGGAGGAGCTGGAGGGGCCTCTGGACTTCACTAAGCCAAACTGTCCCAAAgagaaggaggagcaggaggag ATGGACTATGTGGCCCACTCCTACACCTCCTCTGACGCAGAAGATGATGACATCACCCAGGAGAGCATGGAGGACAGGAAGTACCCAGGCGAGGTCACCACGTCCAGCTTCAAGGTCCAGTTCTCGCCCAAAGACTGCAAAAAAGAGGTTCTACT GTGTCCCACCCCAGGTTGTGATGGCAGTGGGCACATCACTGGAAACTACGCTTCACATCGGAG TTTGTCAGGCTGTCCTCTTGCTGATAAGTCTCTTCGGACCCTCATGGCTGCCCACTCTGCTGAACTGAA GTGTCCGACCCCTGAATGCGATGGATCAGGTCACATCACTGGAAACTACGCCTCCCATAGAAG TTTGTCTGGATGCCCCCGTGCTAAGAAAGGTGCCGTCAAAACAACACCCACCAAGGATGACAAGGAAGACTCTGAGCTTTTAAG TAGATGCCCGGTGCCCGGCTGTGACAGCCTGGGCCACATCAGTGGGAAGTATGCCACCCACCGTAGTGCATACGGGTGCCCGCTGGCAGCGAGGCGTCAGAAGGAGGGGCTCCTCAACGGTTCTCCTTTCTCCTGGAAGGCCTTTAAGATGGAGGGCCCCACCTGTCCCACCCCCGGCTGTGATGGATCAGGACACGCCAACGGCAGCTTCCTCACACACCGCAG TCTCTCTGGTTGTCCCAGAGCCTCCGCTAATAAGAAGAGAACTAGGTTCCCTGGAGACGAGTACATTACAGCAAAGTTCAAGGCCAGCGATG TTCTGGATAATGATGAAGATATCAAGCAGCTGAACAAAGAGATCGGGGAACTGAGTGAGTCCAACTCAGAGATGGAGGATGATATGATGAACCTGCACACACAG ATCTCATCCATGGAGAAGAACCTGAAGAGTATGGAGGAGGAAAACAAGCAGATCGAGGAGAGGAACGATGCCCTGTACATGGAGCTGTCTGGCCTGAGCCAAGCTCTGATCCGCAGCCTGTCCAACATCCGGCTGCCACACATG CAGGAACCTATGTCGCACCAGAACTTCGATAATTACGTGGACACCTTGACCCATATGTTCTCCAATAAAGATTGCTACCAAAACCCGGAGAACCGCGCTCTGTTGGAGTCCATCAACCAAGCAGTAAAAGGCATCGAAGTGTAG